The DNA region CGGACTGGGTCAGCTCGTCCGACACCCACTGGCGGGAGGCGCCCGCGGAGTGGACGACGGCCGCGGGCACGCCGTGCCCGGCCGCCAGCTCGTCGCGCTTGGCGAGGAACGCGGCCACGGCGCGCCGGTGTCCCTCGCGCGCCCCGTGCGGGGAGTCGCCGCACACGCAGCCACTCCCGTGCGCCCCCTGCCTGGCTTCCTGCACCGCCACCGCGTACGCCGCCTTCCCCACCCTTGACCCAAGTCACCGCGGGATGCGCGTCCGGATCTTCGTTCGGTCGCGTGTCCGTGAACTTCCTTGCGGTGTCTGGGAATTGTGCCGCACGGACGCCTGTGCGTGTTCCGCGGGTCAGGTCAGCGGGGGTGGTCCGGCGGCGCGCTGGTTGACGCCGCGGGCGGGCGGGCACGCGTGTGCGGGCGGCGGGGCGGGTTCAGGCGAGCAGGTCGGGCTCGGCGCGGGTGATGTCCTGCCACAGGGGCTGGTAGTTGATCCAGGCCACGAGGTCGCCGCCGAGCTGGTCGCGGGTCTCGACGGCCTGCTTGTGCCCGATGAGGACCGGGCGGCCGGCGGCGCGGGCGGTGAGCTGGATCTGGCAGGAGCGTTCCATGGAGATGAACCACCAGGCGGCGGCGTCGACGGAGCCGCCGACGGTGAGCAGCCCGTGGTTGCGCAGGATGAGGGCCTTGTGGTCGCCGAGCGCGGCGGCGATGAGGCGTCCTTCGGCGGCGTCGACGGTGACGCCGGTGTAGCCGTCGTACAGGGCGTGGCTCTCGTAGAAGGCGCAGGACTCCTGGGTGAGGGGGTCGAGGAGTTCGCCGAGTGCGGCCAGGGCGCGGCCGTGCGTGGA from Streptomyces flavofungini includes:
- a CDS encoding class II aldolase/adducin family protein, with the translated sequence MQAPTPIPVERLQFAMPPAHETPEDERRHRKERLAAALRIFGRLGYEDGVSGHITACDPEYDDCFWVNPFGMPFRHVTVGDLVLANAEGQVVEGRHHVNQAAFTVHAQVHRARPDAVAVAHCHSTHGRALAALGELLDPLTQESCAFYESHALYDGYTGVTVDAAEGRLIAAALGDHKALILRNHGLLTVGGSVDAAAWWFISMERSCQIQLTARAAGRPVLIGHKQAVETRDQLGGDLVAWINYQPLWQDITRAEPDLLA